From a region of the Acinetobacter larvae genome:
- a CDS encoding metal ABC transporter substrate-binding protein, with translation MLRYLIFFLSVCSVCMFSAGWAAQSPLLISTYPIYLIAKEVTQGVEQPVLLLKNQTGHDVQLTPADRKAIQDAGLVIWVGKAHEAPLEKLLSSNKKAISILDSGIIEALPLRNTRGVALKNTVDTHVWLDPNNAIRIGFFIAALRSQQYPEHKQQYWNNARKFGKELFQASQQFNTQRAARPYWAFHDAYQYLERPLNIKFAGALTDDPHVPMNINQIKYLNDNRPFKKMCLLAEANTSPSQYQKLGDVWFQKVDENLSEQQNFIQAWQALAKNVQQCVMNARQ, from the coding sequence ATGTTGCGATATTTAATTTTTTTTCTTAGTGTATGCAGTGTATGCATGTTCAGTGCAGGGTGGGCTGCACAGTCACCTTTGCTGATTTCCACCTATCCAATTTATTTGATTGCCAAGGAAGTCACGCAAGGGGTTGAGCAGCCCGTTTTATTGTTAAAAAATCAGACGGGTCATGATGTACAGTTAACACCAGCTGATCGTAAAGCCATTCAAGATGCGGGTTTGGTGATTTGGGTGGGCAAAGCACATGAAGCCCCCTTAGAAAAACTGTTGAGTTCAAATAAAAAGGCCATTTCAATTTTGGACTCGGGCATTATTGAGGCACTGCCACTACGGAATACGCGTGGTGTTGCATTAAAAAATACAGTAGATACGCATGTTTGGTTAGATCCCAATAATGCGATACGGATTGGATTCTTTATCGCAGCATTACGTTCACAGCAATATCCAGAACATAAACAGCAATATTGGAACAACGCACGTAAGTTTGGTAAAGAGTTATTCCAAGCATCTCAGCAGTTCAACACACAGCGTGCTGCGCGTCCATACTGGGCATTTCATGATGCATATCAATATCTTGAGCGCCCATTAAATATTAAATTTGCTGGTGCTTTGACTGATGACCCGCATGTACCGATGAATATTAATCAGATTAAGTATCTCAATGACAACCGTCCATTCAAGAAAATGTGTTTATTAGCAGAAGCCAATACCAGCCCTAGCCAATACCAAAAATTAGGTGATGTTTGGTTTCAAAAAGTCGATGAAAATCTATCTGAGCAACAGAATTTTATTCAAGCGTGGCAGGCTTTGGCAAAGAATGTACAACAATGTGTGATGAATGCGCGGCAATAG
- a CDS encoding ATP synthase subunit I encodes MSRPQRLVDRRLAKAIVLLQTVMVPVVALLAWAIQDLKAAQSAALGAFVCWLASSYFCWQSFRVAGARASQQILSNMYRGMIGKFAIVVVGFIIILSSVKTLSPLALICGFMLVQSMSWIAPIWLARLQKQV; translated from the coding sequence ATGAGCCGACCTCAGCGCTTGGTCGATCGAAGATTAGCCAAAGCGATCGTTCTATTACAAACTGTGATGGTTCCTGTGGTCGCATTATTGGCATGGGCAATACAAGATCTCAAAGCAGCACAGAGTGCTGCTTTAGGCGCGTTTGTCTGTTGGCTCGCCAGTAGTTATTTTTGTTGGCAATCTTTTCGTGTCGCAGGTGCTAGAGCTTCACAACAAATCCTCTCCAATATGTATCGTGGAATGATTGGGAAGTTTGCGATCGTGGTTGTCGGTTTTATCATTATTTTAAGCAGTGTAAAAACATTGTCGCCTTTGGCATTGATTTGTGGTTTTATGCTTGTACAGAGCATGTCGTGGATTGCACCAATTTGGCTAGCACGACTACAGAAACAAGTATAA
- the atpB gene encoding F0F1 ATP synthase subunit A translates to MAAEEHALTSTEYIKHHLTNMTYGKMPDGTWKLAESAQEAQDMGFTAIHLDSMGWSIGLGVIFCLLFWLVARAANAGVPSKFQSAIEMIIEFVDSSVRDTFHGKSRLIAPLALTIFVWIFLMNLMDLMPIDFIPHLAAVIGSNVFGMDPHSVFFKIVPTTDPNVTLGMSLSVFALILFYSIREKGISGFVGELALNPFNPKNPVLKALLIPFNLLLELVTFLARPISLALRLFGNMYAGELIFILIALLPLWIQWALSVPWAIFHILIITLQAFIFMMLTIVYLSMASEKH, encoded by the coding sequence ATGGCTGCTGAAGAACATGCCCTGACATCGACTGAGTATATTAAGCATCACTTGACCAATATGACCTATGGCAAAATGCCAGATGGTACATGGAAGTTGGCTGAGAGTGCTCAAGAAGCTCAAGATATGGGATTCACTGCAATTCACTTGGATTCAATGGGTTGGTCTATCGGCCTTGGTGTGATTTTTTGTTTATTGTTTTGGTTGGTTGCCCGTGCCGCAAATGCTGGTGTGCCAAGTAAATTTCAATCTGCAATTGAAATGATCATTGAGTTCGTAGATTCAAGCGTACGTGATACCTTTCATGGCAAGTCACGTTTGATTGCACCACTTGCATTAACCATTTTTGTGTGGATTTTCCTCATGAACTTAATGGACTTGATGCCGATTGATTTCATCCCTCATCTTGCTGCTGTGATTGGTAGTAACGTATTTGGTATGGACCCACACAGTGTGTTTTTCAAAATTGTCCCAACAACAGATCCGAACGTGACGCTAGGCATGTCTCTATCTGTATTTGCGCTGATTCTTTTTTACAGTATTCGTGAAAAAGGCATTAGTGGCTTTGTTGGTGAGTTGGCGCTGAACCCATTTAATCCAAAAAATCCAGTTCTTAAAGCGTTGTTGATTCCATTCAACTTACTCTTAGAGTTGGTAACCTTTTTGGCGCGACCAATTTCATTGGCGCTTCGACTATTCGGTAACATGTATGCGGGTGAGTTGATCTTCATCCTTATTGCATTATTACCCTTGTGGATTCAATGGGCACTTTCTGTGCCTTGGGCGATATTCCATATTTTGATTATCACCTTACAAGCCTTTATTTTTATGATGCTTACTATTGTTTATCTAAGCATGGCAAGCGAAAAACATTAA